A stretch of Labrus bergylta chromosome 19, fLabBer1.1, whole genome shotgun sequence DNA encodes these proteins:
- the LOC109994936 gene encoding probable thiopurine S-methyltransferase, which translates to MLAPQADRVMAIGEWEERWQEDRIGFHQPNVHKMLETYIDKVTVGRAGVRFFFPLCGKALDMKWLADMGHSVVGVEISEKAIKQFFEENNVTYSEEAVPDIPGAKVYKGSERNISLYQCDLFNFSSSVGGQFGAIWDRGSLVAINPRDREKYAALITSLMAKDCRYLLDTLLYNPELYSGPPFLVPDEQVQSLYGNSCDIELLQTEDVLTERNRGWGLDYLTEHVHLITPKSS; encoded by the exons ATGCTGGCACCGCAGGCCGATCGGGTGATGGCAATCGGGGAGTGGGAGGAGCGCTGGCAGGAGGACAGGATTGGTTTTCATCAGCCCAATGTACACAA GATGCTGGAGACATACATCGATAAAGTCACCGTCGGGCGGGCTGGAGTTCgcttcttcttccctctttgtGGGAAAGCTTTGGACATGAAGTG GCTGGCAGACATGGGCCATTCGGTGGTGGGGGTGGAGATATCTGAGAAGGCTATAAAGCAATTCTTCGAGGAGAACAATGTGACTTACAGCGAGGAAGCTGTCCCTGACATACCTGGAGCAAAGGTTTACAAG GGCTCGGAGAGAAATATTTCCCTCTATCAGTGTGACCTGTTCAACTTCTCCAG ttCTGTTGGGGGTCAGTTCGGGGCAATCTGGGACAGAGGATCTCTAGTGGCCATTAACCCACGAGACAGAGAAAA GTATGCTGCTCTCATAACTTCCCTCATGGCCAAAGACTGCCGATACCTCCTGGACACACTGCTGTACAATCCTGAGTTATATTCCG gTCCTCCATTTCTGGTGCCTGATGAACAAGTGCAAAGCCTGTAtg GGAACAGCTGCGATATCGAACTCCTGCAGACAGAAGACGTCCTGACCGAAAGAAACCGAGGCTGGGGGCTGGATTACCTAACAGAACATGTTCACCTCATCACTCCAAAAAGCAGTTAA